A window of Castanea sativa cultivar Marrone di Chiusa Pesio chromosome 1, ASM4071231v1 contains these coding sequences:
- the LOC142607161 gene encoding uncharacterized protein LOC142607161 — protein MPTTIKLTLVPFPNPKTLSPVTFPITSPISRRACSSSRPRILIVKCNNSGQIEGSGGNLKDALAGMVDKQVGELLNREENRVLLDGLDKASQRVERAKKELAEIEKQELEAKQMRDYINQLESQASEVAECQRQILEAGEMVEEAKRSLGLNVDGIEDGDTFLEKESEEIDRNEERVESVKAALISALVGTLAGLPISLTQATSSSELILPLTINFISCALFGITFRYTIRRDLDNIQLKTGTSAAFGFVKGLAMLGSGPPLELNTGSFLLHAFDGAVFVSENLFLFVFAAVGLDYCFKMKLLSPFPIKKSISR, from the exons ATGCCCACCACAATCAAGCTCACTTTGGTTCCTTTTCCAAACCCCAAAACTCTTTCCCCAGTAACGTTTCCTATCACGTCTCCAATCTCTCGCAGAGCCTGTTCAAGTTCAAGGCCTCGAATCCTAATAGTGAAATGCAACAACTCGGGCCAGATAGAAGGTAGCGGTGGTAATCTGAAGGATGCACTGGCTGGTATGGTGGACAAGCAAGTAGGGGAGCTGTTGAACAGAGAAGAGAACAGGGTTTTGCTTGATGGGTTGGACAAAGCGTCACAGAGGGTAGAGAGGGCCAAGAAAGAGCTGGCAGAGATTGAAAAACAAGAACTTGAGGCGAAGCAGATGAGGGATTACATTAACCAGCTTGAGAGCCAAGCTTCTGAG GTTGCAGAATGTCAAAGGCAAATATTAGAAGCAGGAGAAATGGTTGAAGAAGCAAAGCGCTCACTAGGGCTAAATGTGGACGGAATTGAAGATGGAGATacttttttggagaaagaaagTGAAGAAATTGACAGAAATGAGGAGAGAGTGGAGTCTGTAAAAGCAGCTTTGATTTCTGCCCTTGTTGGAACCCTTGCAGGCCTGCCCATCTCTTTAACCCAAGCAACAAGCAGTTCAGAACTCATACTTCCTCTTACAATTAACTTTATCAGCTGCGCACTGTTTGGAATAACATTTCGATACACAATAAGAAGGGATTTGGACAATATCCAGCTTAAGACAGGGACATCTGCAGCTTTTGGATTTGTTAAAG GTCTTGCCATGCTGGGTAGTGGACCACCTTTGGAACTAAATACTGGAAGCTTCTTATTGCATGCTTTTGATGGAGCTGTATTTGTGTCTGagaatcttttcctttttgtttttgctgcTGTTGGTCTAGATTATTGTTTTAAGATGAAGCTACTTAGTCCTTTTCCTATCAAAAAATCAATCTCAAGGTAA